DNA from Deltaproteobacteria bacterium:
GTACACAGTACTGTCAGACTGGTGAGGATTTGCCCGGTCGGCTGCACGTTACCCACAGATTTGTCGCACACCCCTGCACTCCTTAGCGGATTGAATCCGCTTGCATTGTTTGCCCGAATAGAACTAAGGTCCCGCCTCGTTGTTTCAGCCCGAAACCCGGGGCGGGTTGTGCGATGCTCGACGAGCTGGCCAAGATTCGTTTCGCGCGTCTGCGCTTTCAGTTGCGAGCGCAGACGCCGCTGCGTCTGCCGCCGTACAAGGGCTCGACGTTGCGGGGCGGTTTTGGAATGAGTTTCAAAGACGCCGTGTGCGTCGTCGCGCACCGCGACTGCGAACGGTGCATTCTGAAGACCAAATGCGCCTACCCGTACATCTTCGAGACCCCGGTGCCGAACGGCAGCCGGCGGCTGGCGAGCCTGGAGCACGCGCCCCATCCGTTCGTCATCGAGCCGTCGCTGGACAGCCAGACGCGCTATGCGGCAGGAGGCGTGCTCGTGTTCGTGCTCGTGCTCGTCGGCCGCGCCATCGACTACCTGCCGTACTTCATCTTCGCCTTCGAGCATCTGGGATGCGATCGCGGGATTGGCAGAGCGATCGAGGCGGAAGGTGAAAGTGGAAGGGCGAAAGGCAGAATGAGCGGCGGCGCCCGAGGGAAGTTCACCGTTGAGAGCGTAGTGGTCCTGAACGCCACAGGCGAGGGCGCGCTGGTGTACGACGGCCAGTCGAAAACGCTGCGCGGCGACCTTCATCCGCTGACCATCCGCGACGTCCTCGCCCTCACGCCTGCCGCCTCCCGTTCCGTTCCCCTCACGCCTGCCGCCTCTCGCCTGTCGTTGTCGTTCCTCACCCCCACCCGTCTGATCTTCGACCGTGCGCTGGCGACGGTGCCGGAGTTCCACATCCTGATCCGCAACCTGCTGCGCCGGCTATCGAACCTGGCGTACTTTCACTGCGACGGCGAGTTGGCTCTCGACTTCCGCGGACTCGTCGATGCGGCCGAGCAGGTCAAGCTGCTCGAGAACCGCACG
Protein-coding regions in this window:
- the cas6 gene encoding CRISPR system precrRNA processing endoribonuclease RAMP protein Cas6 yields the protein MLDELAKIRFARLRFQLRAQTPLRLPPYKGSTLRGGFGMSFKDAVCVVAHRDCERCILKTKCAYPYIFETPVPNGSRRLASLEHAPHPFVIEPSLDSQTRYAAGGVLVFVLVLVGRAIDYLPYFIFAFEHLGCDRGIGRAIEAEGESGRAKGRMSGGARGKFTVESVVVLNATGEGALVYDGQSKTLRGDLHPLTIRDVLALTPAASRSVPLTPAASRLSLSFLTPTRLIFDRALATVPEFHILIRNLLRRLSNLAYFHCDGELALDFRGLVDAAEQVKLLENRTRWHDWERYSARQDTKLKMGGVVGEAVYEGELEPFAPVLALGEVLHVGKGTGMGLGRFSLGSPSSLARTTAGEGRGEGTARGLE